The following proteins are co-located in the Osmia bicornis bicornis unplaced genomic scaffold, iOsmBic2.1, whole genome shotgun sequence genome:
- the LOC123989203 gene encoding uncharacterized protein LOC123989203: MLKIPANIKLADPRFHIPQPVDMLIGSGATLSLLSIGQINLSRDNCDLVLQKTQLGWVIAGGSSGEEGSSIVACNLANLSEQLARFWIIEDANSKSSRTSEESLCEAHYVDGTVRDANGRYVVRLPFWNGDRDLDNSRSQALRRFHSLRRRLDSNTNLKAEYHKVMQEYIDMGHMFLISNESANGYYMPHHAVTKASSTTTKVRVVFDASAKTDKGISLNDALMVGPTIQPTLFEQLLRFRSHAYVLTADIEKMYRQVLVHPEDRQFQRIFWYHNHEVRVWELSTVTFGVSSSAFLAIRTVSQLTHDESARFPRASQILKRDLYVDNLLTGVNSLEEILIIRDEIIELLKQGGFNMRQWASNHHHALDNISEIILDLDHAIEENPVLRTLGVVWNSQLDKFVYTVNSIDLSVKITKRSILANIAKIFDPLGLLGPIILSAKIIMQDCWRVKIDWDETVPQEVHSRWSRYAGHLYLIRDLNVDRRFLTENPIGIEVHGFCDASKRGYAACIYIRSNDVSGRVHVRLACSKSRVAPIKEITIPRLELCSAQILTRLYKEARPTFDFPISRLIFWSDSTIVLQWLKKSPRLLKTFEANRVAEVQALDSSAE, translated from the coding sequence ATGCTCAAGATCCCGGCCAATATAAAACTAGCCGATCCTCGGTTCCATATTCCTCAACCGGTAGATATGTTGATCGGATCCGGGGCCACCTTATCATTGCTTTCGATCGGCCAAATTAATTTGTCACGCGACAATTGCGATTTGGTTTTGCAAAAAACTCAATTAGGTTGGGTAATTGCCGGAGGTTCGAGTGGCGAAGAAGGGAGTTCTATAGTTGCATGTAATTTGGCTAATTTGTCCGAGCAATTGGCCAGGTTCTGGATAATCGAGGATGCGAACTCTAAATCTTCGAGAACGTCAGAGGAGTCTTTATGCGAAGCTCATTACGTGGACGGTACGGTACGCGACGCGAACGGCCGATACGTAGTACGTTTGCCATTTTGGAATGGTGATCGCGATCTCGACAACTCACGCTCTCAAGCTCTAAGGCGTTTCCATTCTTTACGGCGAAGATTGGATTCAAATACCAATTTGAAGGCCGAGTATCACAAGGTGATGCAGGAATATATTGATATGGGTCACATGTTTCTTATTAGTAACGAATCCGCCAATGGTTATTACATGCCTCATCATGCCGTAACCAAGGCTTCCAGTACCACCACCAAAGTACGCGTGGTGTTCGATGCCTCGGCCAAAACAGACAAGGGCATTTCATTAAATGACGCTTTGATGGTCGGTCCAACCATACAACCTACCCTTTTTGAACAGCTTCTGCGATTTCGCTCACATGCATATGTTTTGACGGCCGACATCGAAAAGATGTATCGGCAGGTGTTGGTCCATCCTGAGGACCGCCAGTTTCAACGTATCTTTTGGTATCATAACCACGAAGTCAGGGTCTGGGAGCTCAGTACCGTGACTTTTGGTGTATCTTCCTCTGCTTTCCTGGCAATTCGCACGGTGTCGCAACTCACACATGATGAAAGCGCGAGATTTCCCCGGGCTTCTCAAATTTTAAAACGAGATTTGTACGTCGATAATCTTCTAACGGGTGTTAATTCTCTGGAAGAAATCCTGATAATTCGTGACGAGATTATCGAGCTTTTGAAGCAAGGTGGTTTCAACATGAGGCAATGGGCCTCCAACCATCATCATGCGCTCGACAACATATCCGAAATAATTTTAGATCTTGATCACGCGATCGAAGAAAATCCAGTTCTAAGGACGCTTGGAGTTGTTTGGAATTCGCAATTAGACAAATTTGTTTATACAGTTAATTCAATCGATCTGTCTGTTAAGATTACTAAACGGAGCATTTTGGCTAACATCGCCAAAATCTTTGATCCGCTAGGCTTGCTGGGTCCCATTATTTTGTCGGCGAAGATCATCATGCAGGATTGTTGGAGGGTTAAGATCGATTGGGACGAGACGGTACCCCAAGAAGTACACTCTAGGTGGAGTCGGTACGCCGGGCATCTTTATCTTATTCGTGATTTGAATGTAGACCGTCGGTTTTTAACTGAAAATCCGATCGGAATTGAAGTGCATGGTTTCTGTGACGCGAGTAAGCGTGGTTATGCTGCGTGCATTTACATTCGATCGAATGATGTTAGCGGACGTGTTCATGTCCGTCTGGCATGCTCCAAATCCCGAGTCGCTCCGATCAAGGAGATCACAATTCCGCGACTGGAATTATGTAGCGCGCAGATTCTTACTCGGCTTTATAAAGAAGCGCGTCCAACCTTCGATTTTCCGATAAGCCGTTTGATATTTTGGTCAGACTCCACAATTGTGTTGCAATGGCTCAAGAAATCTCCGCGTTTGTTGAAGACGTTCGAGGCAAATCGTGTTGCAGAGGTGCAAGCTCTGGATAGTTCAGCCGAGTAG
- the LOC123989204 gene encoding uncharacterized protein LOC123989204 produces the protein MATKAVHIEIFQEDVNNFSVRKNIEWHFNPPLSPHFGGIWEPAVKSFKHHFKRVVGGQLLTFEELNTLAIEIEAILNSRPLCSISTDPNDPVALTPAHLLARQDFWKRWQLEYLGELQKRQKWFSVSDNLKLETVVLIIDKRQPCMRWQLGVVLEVHPGNDGNIRVATIRTAQGTFKRNITQLCPLPDVA, from the exons ATGGCCACGAAAGCGGTACATATAGAAATC TTCCAGGAGgatgtaaataatttttctgtacGGAAAAACATTGAATGGCACTTCAATCCGCCTCTGTCTCCGCATTTTGGCGGTATTTGGGAACCGGCAGTGAAGTCTTTCAAGCATCACTTCAAGCGCGTTGTAGGGGGACAGCTTCTAACTTTCGAAGAGCTTAATACGCTGGCCATCGAAATCGAGGCGATTTTGAATTCTCGTCCTTTATGCTCGATCAGCACTGATCCCAATGATCCTGTCGCACTGACACCTGCGCATCTTTTA GCTCGTCAGGATTTCTGGAAGAGATGGCAACTGGAGTACTTGggagagctacaaaagagacAAAAATGGTTCAGCGTTAGTGACAATCTTAAACTCGAGACCGTTGTCCTTATCATCGATAAAAGACAACCCTGCATGAGGTGGCAACTGGGAGTGGTCCTTGAAGTTCATCCTGGAAACGACGGAAACATTCGAGTTGCTACCATAAGGACAGCACAAGGAACATTTAAAAGAAACATCACGCAATTATGTCCGTTACCTGATGTAGCTTGA